From one Brachypodium distachyon strain Bd21 chromosome 4, Brachypodium_distachyon_v3.0, whole genome shotgun sequence genomic stretch:
- the LOC100821130 gene encoding E3 ubiquitin-protein ligase UPL1 translates to MAAAAMAAHRASFPLRLQQILSGSRAVSPAIKVESEPPAKVKAFIDRVINIPLHDIAIPLSGFRWEFNKGNFHHWKPLFMHFDTYFKTYVSSRKDLMLSDDMAESEPLTKNTILQILRVMQIVLENCQNKTSFAGLEHFKLLLASSDPEIVVVALETLAALVKINPSKLHMNGKLVNCGAINSHLLSLAQGWGSKEEGLGLYSCVVANERNQQEGLCLFPADMENKYDGTQHRLGSTLHFEYNLCPVQDADQTSDKKSSNLCVIHIPDLHLQKEDDLSILKQCVDKFNVPPEHRFALFTRIRYAHAFNSPRTCRLYSRISLLAFIVLVQSSDAHDELTSFFTNEPEYINELIRLVRSEDIVPGPIRALAMLALGAQLAAYASSHERARILSGSSIISAGGNRMVLLSVLQKAISSLSSPNDTSSPLIVDALLQFFLLHVLSSSSSGTTVRGSGMVPPLLPLLQDKDPSHMHLVCLAVKTLQKLMEYSSPAVSLFKDLGGVELLSQRLHVEVQRVIGVADSHTSMVTNDTLKSEDDHFYSQKRLIKALLKALGSATYSPANPARSQNSNDNSLPMSLSLIFQNVSKFGGDIYFSSVTVMSEIIHKDPTCFPALKELGLPDAFLSSVTAGVIPSCKALICVPNGLGAICLNTQGLESVRETSALRFLVDTFTSRKYLIPMNEGVVLLANAVEELLRHVQSLRSAGVDIIIEIINKLSSPREDKVIEPTSTEERTDMETDVEGRDLVSAMDSGADGTNDEQFSHLSIFHVMVLVHRTMENSETCRLFVEKGGLQNLLTLLLRPSITQSSGGMPIALHSTMVFKGFTQQHSTPLARAFCSSLKEHLKNALQELDTVSSSCEVIKLEKGNIPSLFIVEFLLFLAASKDNRWMNALLSEFGDVSRDVLEDIGRVHREVLWQISLFEEKKVEPEASSPKANDAQQVDTAVGETDDNRYTSFRQYLDPLLRRRGSGWNIESQVSDLINIYRDTGRATTDSHRIGADRYPSSGLPSSSQDQPSSSSDANVKSEEDKKRSEHSSCCDMMRSLSYHINHLFMELGKAMLLTSRRENSPINLSASVVSVATKIASIVLDHLNFEGHTISSEREITVTTKCRYLGKVVDFVDGILLDRPESCNPIMVNSFYCRGVIQAILTTFEATSELLFTMNRPPSSPMETDNKTGKEEKDTDCSWIYGPLSSYGAIMDHLVTSSFILSSSTRQLLEQPIFSGSVKFPQDAERFMKLLQSKVLKTVLPIWGHPQFAECNVELISSVTSIMRHVYSGVEVKNTVSNIGARLAGPPPDENAISMIIEMGFSRARAEEALRQVGTNSVEIATDWLFSHPEEPPEDDELARALAMSLGNSDTSAQEEDGKSNDLDLEEENVLLPPMDEVLSSCLRLLQAKETLAFPVRDMLVTISSQNDGQNRVQVLTYLIDHLKQCLVASDPLKNTVLSALFHVLALILHGDAAAREVASKAGLVKVALNLLCSWELEPREGEITEVPNWVTSCFLAVDRMLQLDPKLPDVTELDVLKKDNSNTQTPIVIDDSKKRDSESSSSVGLLDLEDQKQLLMVCCKCIQKQLPSDTMHAILQLCATLSKVHVAAISFLESGGLHALLSLPTKSLFSGFNSLVSTIIRHILEDPHTLQQAMELEIRHSLVTAANRHANPRVTPRNFVQNLAFVVYRDPLIFMKAAQAVCQIEMVGDRPYVVLLKDREKEKSKEKEKDKSVDKDKSSSAVTKITSGDMVSASPGSTKGKQSDLNAKSVKSHRKPPQSFVSVIEHLLDLVMSFVPPPRSEDQPDGSSSTDMEIDSNSAKGKGKAVASTPEESKQAIQEATASLAKNAFVLKLLTDVLLTYASSIQVILRHDAELSGPTRNSGGIFNHILQHFLPHATKQKKERKTDGDWRYKLATRANQFLVASSIRSPEGRKRICSEICSIFVEFTDSPTGCKPQMLRMNAYVDLLNDILSARSPTGSSLSAESVVTFVEVGLVQSLTRTLQVIDLDHPDSAKIVTAIVKALEVVTKEHVHLADFNAKGESSSKIISDQNNVDSSANRFQVLDTTSQPTAMVTDHRETFNAVHTSRSSDSVADEMDHDRDLDGSFARDGEDDFMHEIAEDRTGNESTMEIRFEIPHNREDDMADEDDDSDEDMSADDGEEVDEDDDEDEDEENNNLEEDDAHQISHPDTDQDDREIDEEEFDEDLLEEDDDEDEDEEGVILRLEEGINGINVFDHIEVFGGSNNLSGDTLRVMPLDIFGTRRQGRSTSIYNLLGRASDQGVLDHPLLEEPSMLHIPQQRQPENLVEMAFSDRNHENSNSRLDAIFRSLRSGRNGHRFNMWLDDGPQRSGSAAPAVPEGIEELLLSQLRRPTPEHPEDQSIPAVGAQENDQPSNLHGSETEAREDEPAEQNENIESDDIPAARSEVDVSASAGPAPPHSDELQRDASSASEHVADMQYERSDAVVRDVEAVSQASSGSGATLGESLRSLDVEIGSVEGHDDGDRHGASDRIPLGDVQAAARSRRPPGSAVPVSSRDISLESVSEVPQNPVQESDPNANEGDQEPNRPADADSIDPTFLEALPEDLRAEVLSSRQNQVTQASTDQPQNDGDIDPEFLAALPPDIREEVLAQQRAQRLQQTQELEGQPVEMDAVSIIATFPSEIREEVLLTSPDTLLATLTPALVAEANMLRERFAHRYHSGSLFGMNSRNRRGESSRRGEIIGSGLDRNAGDSSRQTSSKLIETEGTPLVDKDALVALIRLLRVVQPLYKGQLQRLLLNLCAHRESRKSLVQILVDMLMLDLQGSSKKSTDATEPPFRLYGCHANITYSRPQSSDGVPPLVSRRVLETLTYLARNHPNVARLLLFLQFPCPPTCQTGTLDQRRGKAVLMEGDSEQQKAFALVLLLTLLNQPLYMRSVAHLEQLLNLLEVVMLNAENEINQAKLEASSEKPSGPENAAQDAQEDASVAGSSGAKSNAEDSDKTPADDGSSLQAVLHSLPQAELRLLCSLLAHDGLSDNAYLLVAEVLKKIVALAPFFCCHFINELARSMQNLTLCAMKELHLYEDSEKALLSTSSANGTAILRVVQALSSLVTTLQDRKDPELLAEKDHSDALSQISEINTALDALWLELSNCISKIESSSDYTSNLSPASASAPTLATGVAPPLPAGTQNILPYIESFFVTCEKLRPGQPISVQEASTSDMEDASTSSAGPKSSASHTSLDDKHSPFVKFSEKHRRLLNAFIRQNPGLLEKSFSLMLKIPRLIDFDNKRAYFRSKIKHQHDHHHSPVRISVRRAYILEDSYNQLRMRSPQDLKGRLTVHFQGEEGIDAGGLTREWYQLLSRVIFDKGALLFTTVGNDLTFQPNPNSVYQTEHLSYFKFVGRVVGKALFDAQLLDVHFTRSFYKHILGAKVTYHDIEAIDPAYYRNLKWMLENDISDVLDLTFSMDADEEKLILYEKAEVTDCELIPGGRNIRVTEENKHEYVDRVAEHRLTTAIRPQINAFMEGFNELIPRELISIFNDKEFELLISGLPDIDLDDLKANTEYSGYSIASPVIQWFWEIVQGFSKEDKARFLQFVTGTSKVPLEGFSALQGISGPQRFQIHKAYGSTNHLPSAHTCFNQLDLPEYTSKDQLQERLLLAIHEANEGFGFG, encoded by the exons atggcagcggcggcgatggcggcgcacCGGGCCAGCTTCCCGCTGCGACTGCAGCAGATCCTGTCCGGCAGCCGCGCCGTATCACCGGCGATCAAAGTCGAGTCCGAGCCG CCTGCAAAGGTTAAAGCATTTATTGACCGTGTGATCAATATTCCACTGCACGACATTGCCATACCACTATCAGGCTTCCGTTGGGAGTTCAATAAG GGAAATTTCCACCACTGGAAGCCTCTATTTATGCATTTTGATACCTATTTCAAGACATATGTTTCTTCTAGGAAAGATCTTATGTTATCTGATGATATGGCAGAGAGTGAACCGTTGACAAAAAATACTATCTTGCAAATTTTGAGAGTTATGCAGATTGTATTGGAAAACTGCCAGAACAAGACTTCTTTTGCTGGTCTTGAG CATTTTAAGCTTCTGCTGGCATCATCAGATCCTGAGATAGTTGTGGTGGCCTTGGAAACTCTCGCTGCATTGGTGAaaataaatccttcaaaattGCATATGAATGGAAAACTTGTCAACTGTGGAGCTATAAACAGCCATCTGCTATCATTGGCCCAAGGATGGGGTAGCAAGGAGGAGGGTCTGGGCTTATATTCTTGTGTTGTGGCAAATGAGCGAAATCAGCAGGAGGGTTTGTGCTTATTCCCAGCAGACATGGAGAACAAATATGATGGCACGCAACATCGTCTTGGGTCCACTCTTCATTTTGAGTATAATTTGTGCCCTGTCCAAGATGCTGACCAAACTAGTGACAAGAAGTCATCTAATCTGTGTGTCATACATATCCCGGACCTGCACCTTCAGAAGGAAGATGACTTGAGCATATTGAAGCAATGTGTTGACAAGTTCAATGTGCCTCCAGAGCACCGGTTTGCCTTGTTTACAAGGATAAGATATGCACACGCTTTTAACTCCCCAAGGACATGCAGGCTTTATAGCCGTATAAGTCTCCTTGCCTTCATTGTCCTCGTACAATCCAGTGATGCCCATGATGAGCTCAcgtcattcttcacaaatGAACCAGAGTACATAAATGAGTTAATCCGTCTTGTTCGGTCAGAAGATATTGTTCCTGGGCCTATTCGAGCACTGGCTATGCTTGCATTGGGAGCACAGTTAGCGGCATATGCATCATCTCATGAGCGAGCAAGGATATTGAGTGGCTCAAGTATTATCTCTGCTGGTGGAAATCGCATGGTCTTGCTCAGTGTTCTGCAAAAAGCAATATCGTCACTCAGTAGCCCCAATGATACCTCATCCCCTTTAATTGTTGATGCCCTTCTGCAGTTCTTTTTGCTTCATGTACTGTCATCTTCAAGTTCTGGTACAACTGTCAGAGGTTCAGGGATGGTTCCCCCTCTCTTGCCCCTCTTGCAAGACAAGGATCCTTCCCACATGCATCTTGTCTGTTTGGCAGTGAAGACTCTTCAGAAGCTGATGGAGTACAGCAGCCCTGCTGTTTCCCTCTTTAAGGATTTGGGTGGTGTGGAACTTTTATCTCAGAGGTTACATGTGGAGGTGCAGCGTGTTATTGGTGTTGCTGACAGTCATACTTCAATGGTTACCAATGATACATTGAAATCAGAAGATGATCATTTCTACTCCCAGAAACGACTGATCAAGGCTTTGCTCAAGGCATTGGGGTCTGCTACATACTCTCCTGCAAATCCTGCCCGCTCTCAAAATTCCAATGATAATTCTCTGCCCATGTCACTTTCCCTTATATTCCAGAATGTAAGCAAGTTCGGTGGTGATATTTACTTCTCCTCAGTTACTGTTATGAGTGAGATAATACATAAGGATCCTACATGCTTTCCTGCTTTGAAGGAACTTGGTCTTCCTGATGCTTTTCTGTCATCAGTGACTGCTGGGGTGATACCATCTTGTAAAGCTCTTATTTGTGTACCTAATGGCCTGGGTGCAATTTGCCTTAATACCCAAGGACTCGAGTCTGTCAGGGAAACTTCTGCGCTGCGTTTTCTTGTAGACACTTTCACTAGTAGGAAATATCTGATACCAATGAATGAAGGTGTTGTCCTCTTAGCCAATGCGGTGGAAGAGCTTTTACGCCATGTGCAGTCCCTGAGAAGTGCTGGTGTTGACATCATCATTGAAATAATCAACAAACTCTCTTCACCTCGTGAAGATAAAGTCATAGAACCAACCAGCACGGAAGAAAGAACAGATATGGAAACAGATGTTGAAGGGCGTGATTTGGTGAGTGCTATGGATTCCGGCGCAGATGGAACTAATGACGAGCAGTTTTCACATTTGAGCATTTTCCATGTGATGGTGTTGGTGCATCGGACAATGGAAAATTCTGAAACTTGCCGGTTATTTGTAGAAAAAGGAGGTCTACAGAATCTTTTGACACTGTTGTTGCGACCTAGCATCACCCAATCATCTGGAGGGATGCCTATTGCTTTGCATAGCACCATGGTATTCAAGGGATTTACTCAGCAGCATTCTACTCCACTTGCACGTGCATTTTGCTCCTCTTTAAAGGAGCATTTGAAGAATGCCTTGCAGGAACTTGATACAGTTTCTAGCTCATGTGAAGTGATTAAgttagaaaaaggaaacatcCCATCTCTCTTTATTGTTGAATTTCTGCTCTTTCTCGCGGCATCGAAAGATAATCGCTGGATGAACGCACTACTCTCAGAATTTGGAGATGTGAGCAGGGATGTCCTGGAAGATATTGGACGAGTTCACCGAGAAGTGCTTTGGCAAATTTCACTTTTTGAAGAGAAGAAAGTTGAGCCTGAAGCTAGTTCTCCTAAAGCAAATGATGCCCAGCAAGTTGACACTGCTGTGGGCGAAACTGATGATAACAGATACACTTCCTTTAGGCAATATCTTGATCCTCTTCTAAGGCGACGCGGCTCTGGGTGGAACATAGAGTCTCAGGTGTCTGACCTCATCAATATCTATCGTGATACAGGTCGTGCAACTACTGACTCTCACAGAATTGGTGCTGATAGATACCCTAGTTCAGGGTTGCCCTCAAGTTCCCAGGATCAGCCTTCCAGTTCATCAGATGCAAATGTGAAGTCAGAAGAGGACAAAAAAAGATCTGAGCATTCATCCTGCTGTGACATGATGAGGTCACTCTCTTACCATATTAACCATCTTTTTATGGAGCTTGGGAAAGCAATGTTGCTTACATCTCGTCGTGAGAACAGTCCTATAAATTTATCCGCATCTGTTGTATCTGTTGCTACAAAAATTGCTTCTATTGTGTTGGATCACCTCAATTTTGAGGGGCACACAATCAGTTCTGAGAGAGAGATTACTGTTACCACAAAGTGCCGGTACCTTGGGAAGGTAGTTGATTTCGTTGATGGGATATTGTTGGACAGGCCAGAATCATGTAATCCAATTATGGTGAATTCATTCTATTGCCGTGGTGTCATTCAGGCTATATTGACAACATTTGAAGCCACCAGTGAGTTGCTGTTCACGATGAACAGGCCACCATCCTCACCTATGGAGACTGATAATAAAACAGGGAAGGAAGAGAAGGATACAGATTGTTCATGGATTTATGGCCCCCTCTCAAGCTATGGGGCAATTATGGACCATCTTGTAACATCATCATTTATTCTCTCTTCATCGACAAGACAATTACTTGAGCAGCCTATTTTTAGTGGAAGTGTAAAGTTTCCCCAAGATGCTGAGAGGTTCATGAAGTTGCTTCAGTCTAAGGTGTTAAAAACTGTTCTTCCCATCTGGGGGCATCCTCAGTTTGCAGAGTGCAATGTTGAGTTAATCAGTTCAGTCACATCCATCATGAGGCATGTTTACTCTGGGGTTGAAGTGAAAAACACTGTTAGCAATATTGGTGCTCGTTTAGCTGGTCCACCCCCTGACGAGAACGCAATTTCAATGATCATAGAGATGGGCTTTTCTCGTGCCAGAGCTGAAGAAGCATTACGACAGGTTGGAACAAATAGTGTTGAGATCGCAACGGATTGGTTGTTCTCGCACCCAGAGGAACCACCAGAGGATGATGAACTGGCTCGAGCGCTTGCAATGTCTCTGGGGAATTCTGATACATCTGCTCAAGAGGAAGACGGCAAATCTAATGATCTTGAtctggaagaagaaaatgttcTTCTGCCTCCCATGGATGAAGTGTTATCCTCTTGTCTTAGGCTGCTACAGGCAAAGGAAACTTTAGCTTTCCCTGTCCGGGATATGCTTGTGACTATCAGCTCACAGAATGACGGCCAAAACCGTGTGCAAGTGCTTACATATTTGATTGATCATCTGAAACAGTGTCTGGTGGCATCTGATCCTTTAAAGAACACTGTATTATCCGCTCTTTTCCACGTGCTTGCTTTGATTCTTCATGGAGATGCTGCAGCTCGGGAAGTTGCCTCAAAGGCTGGTCTTGTCAAGGTTGCTTTGAACCTGTTGTGCAGCTGGGAGTTGGAGCCAAGGGAAGGTGAGATAACTGAGGTCCCAAATTGGGTTACGTCCTGTTTTCTTGCTGTTGACAGAATGCTTCAGTTGGATCCAAAGTTGCCAGATGTTACTGAGCTTGACGTCCTCAAAAAGGATAATTCAAATACACAAACGCCTATTGTGATTGATGACAGCAAGAAAAGGGATTCCGAATCTTCTTCAAGTGTAGGGTTATTGGACTTGGAGGACCAAAAGCAACTTTTGATGGTCTGCTGCAAATGCATTCAGAAGCAGTTGCCTTCTGATACAATGCATGCTATTCTGCAGTTGTGCGCTACACTGTCAAAAGTACATGTGGCTGCTATTAGTTTTCTTGAGTCTGGTGGACTGCATGCGTTGCTGAGTTTGCCGACAAAGAGCTTGTTTTCTGGATTCAACAGTTTGGTTTCTACAATTATTCGTCATATTCTGGAGGATCCTCACACCCTTCAGCAAGCTATGGAACTAGAGATACGTCATAGTCTGGTTACGGCTGCTAATCGGCATGCAAATCCCAGGGTTACACCACGTAATTTTGTTCAGAATTTGGCGTTTGTTGTATACAGGGACCCATTGATATTTATGAAAGCTGCCCAAGCTGTGTGCCAGATTGAGATGGTTGGAGATAGACCATATGTTGTTCTGTTGAAGGACCGTGAGAAAGAGAAGAGCaaggaaaaagagaaggaTAAATCAGTTGATAAAGATAAATCATCCAGTGCCGTCACAAAGATAACATCAGGGGACATGGTTTCTGCATCTCCTGGAAGTACTAAAGGGAAACAATCTGATTTGAATGCAAAGAGTGTGAAATCTCATCGCAAGCCACCACAAAGCTTTGTATCTGTTATTGAGCATTTACTAGATCTGGTTATGTCCTTTGTTCCACCACCAAGATCTGAGGACCAGCCTGATGGTTCCTCATCCACGGACATGGAGATTGACTCTAATTCAGCAAAAGGGAAAGGAAAGGCCGTTGCTTCCACACCTGAAGAGTCCAAGCAAGCAATCCAAGAGGCTACTGCATCTCTTGCTAAAAATGCATTTGTACTGAAGCTGCTTACTGATGTACTCCTAACTTACGCTTCATCCATTCAAGTTATTCTTCGCCATGATGCTGAATTGAGTGGTCCTACCCGGAACAGTGGTGGCATATTTAATCATATATTGCAGCATTTCCTTCCACATGCTACGAAgcaaaaaaaggagagaaaaactGATGGAGATTGGAGGTACAAATTGGCAACCAGGGCTAATCAATTTTTGGTGGCTTCATCTATTCGTTCTCCAGAAGGTCGAAAAAGAATTTGTTCGGAAATCTGCAGTATATTTGTTGAGTTCACAGACTCTCCTACCGGTTGCAAACCACAAATGTTAAGGATGAATGCATATGTTGATTTGCTCAATGATATTCTATCAGCCCGCTCACCAACTGGCTCCTCGCTTTCAGCAGAATCTGTTGTTACTTTTGTTGAAGTTGGTCTTGTTCAGTCTCTAACGAGAACCCTTCAAGTTATAGACCTGGATCACCCTGATTCAGCAAAGATTGTAACTGCTATTGTCAAGGCTCTTGAAGTGGTTACGAAGGAGCATGTTCATTTAGCGGATTTTAATGCCAAAGGGGAGAGCTCATCAAAGATTATTTCTGACCAGAACAATGTAGATTCATCAGCTAATAGATTCCAGGTTCTTGACACAACTTCTCAACCAACTGCCATGGTTACTGATCACAGGGAAACCTTCAATGCTGTTCACACTTCACGAAGTTCAGATTCAGTGGCAGATGAGATGGATCATGACCGTGATCTGGATGGAAGCTTTGCCCGTGATGGCGAAGATGATTTTATGCATGAGATTGCTGAAGATAGAACTGGAAATGAGTCCACAATGGAAATTAGATTTGAAATTCCGCATAATAGAGAGGATGATATGGCTGATGAGGATGATGACAGTGATGAAGATATGTCAGCAGATGATGGCGAGGAggttgatgaagatgatgatgaggatgaagATGAGGAAAATAACAACCTGGAGGAAGATGATGCCCATCAAATATCTCATCCTGACACAGACCAGGATGACCGTGAGATTGATGAAGAAGAATTTGATGAAGATCTGctagaagaagatgatgatgaggatgaggatgaggaaggAGTCATCCTTCGCCTGGAGGAGGGGATCAATGGAATTAATGTGTTTGACCATATTGAGGTTTTCGGGGGGAGCAACAATTTGTCTGGTGATACATTGCGTGTGATGCCTTTGGACATATTTGGCACAAGACGGCAAGGCCGTAGTACATCTATCTACAACCTTCTTGGGCGAGCAAGCGATCAAGGTGTACTTGACCACCCACTCTTGGAAGAACCTTCCATGTTACACATTCCGCAGCAGAGACAGCCAG AAAATTTAGTTGAGATGGCTTTCTCAGATCGGAATCATGAAAATAGTAACTCCCGTTTGGATGCGATATTCAGAAGCTTGCGAAGTGGACGAAATGGACACCGATTCAATATGTGGCTGGATGATGGTCCACAGCGCAGTGGATCTGCTGCTCCTGCAGTACCTGAAGGCATTGAAGAGCTCTTGCTCTCTCAGTTGAGACGGCCTACACCTGAACATCCTGAGGACCAGAGTATTCCTGCTGTTGGTGCTCAAGAAAATGATCAGCCCAGCAATTTGCATGGATCGGAAACTGAGGCAAGAGAGGACGAACCGGCAgaacaaaatgaaaacattGAAAGCGATGATATTCCTGCAGCAAGGTCTGAGGTGGATGTTTCTGCAAGTGCTGGTCCTGCACCACCTCACAGCGACGAACTTCAAAGAGATGCATCCAGTGCTAGCGAGCATGTTGCAGATATGCAATATGAACGTAGTGACGCTGTTGTACGTGATGTAGAAGCAGTAAGCCAAGCAAGCAGTGGTAGTGGTGCTACTCTAGGGGAAAGCCTAAGGAGTCTAGATGTGGAAATAGGAAGTGTTGAAGGACATGATGATGGTGACCGACATGGTGCTTCAGACAGGATTCCTTTGGGTGATGTACAAGCAGCTGCTCGATCACGGAGGCCTCCTGGAAGTGCCGTACCAGTTAGTAGCAGAGATATATCTTTGGAGAGTGTTAGCGAGGTCCCTCAAAATCCAGTCCAGGAATCTGATCCGAATGCCAATGAGGGCGATCAAGAGCCCAACAGACCTGCTGATGCCGACTCAATTGATCCTACATTTTTGGAGGCTCTTCCAGAAGACTTACGTGCAGAAGTTCTTTCTTCACGTCAAAATCAAGTGACTCAGGCTTCTACTGATCAGCCTCAGAATGATGGGGACATTGATCCTGAATTCCTTGCTGCACTTCCACCTGATATACGTGAAGAGGTTCTAGCTCAGCAACGTGCCCAAAGGTTGCAACAGACACAAGAACTGGAAGGACAGCCTGTTGAAATGGATGCTGTATCAATTATTGCAACATTCCCTTCAGAAATTCGGGAAGAG GTGCTTTTGACGTCTCCAGATACCCTGCTAGCTACATTGACACCTGCATTAGTTGCTGAAGCCAACATGTTACGGGAGAGATTTGCTCATCGGTATCATAGTGGCTCACTTTTTGGCATGAACTCCAGGAACAGGAGAGGCGAGTCCTCCCGTCGTGGTGAAATTATTGGGTCGGGCCTTGATAGAAATGCTGGTGATTCCTCCCGTCAAACATCCAGCAAGCTAATTGAAACTGAAGGTACTCCCCTTGTTGACAAGGATGCTCTCGTTGCTCTTATTCGGTTACTTCGAGTTGTTCAG CCTTTATACAAGGGCCAGTTGCAGAGGCTTCTCTTGAACCTTTGTGCTCACCGGGAAAGCAGAAAGTCCTTGGTTCAAATTCTGGTGGATATGCTTATGCTTGATCTGCAGGGCTCTTCTAAGAAATCAACCGATGCAACTGAGCCACCATTTAGGTTGTATGGATGCCATGCAAATATCACATATTCGCGCCCGCAATCTTCGGATG GTGTGCCTCCATTGGTTTCCCGTCGTGTGCTTGAAACTCTGACATACCTGGCAAGAAACCATCCTAATGTGGCTAGGCTCTTACTTTTTCTTCAGTTCCCTTGCCCACCTACTTGCCAGACTGGAACACTTGATCAGAGGCGTGGCAAGGCTGTCCTTATGGAAGGAGATTCAGAACAGCAGAAAGCTTTTGCACTTGTTCTACTTTTAACTCTATTGAATCAGCCACTTTATATGAGAAGTGTAGCTCATCTTGAACAG TTACTGAATCTTCTGGAAGTTGTCATGCTTAACGCTGAGAATGAGATTAATCAAGCTAAGTTGGAAGCATCATCTGAGAAACCATCAGGACCTGAGAATGCAGCACAAGATGCCCAAGAGGATGCCAGTGTTGCTGGATCATCTGGAGCAAAGTCTAATGCTGAGGATAGTGACAAAACCCCTGCAGATGATGGAAGTAGCCTGCAAGCAGTGTTACACAGCCTTCCTCAAGCTGAGCTTCGGTTGCTATGTTCATTGCTTGCGCATGATGG GTTGTCAGATAATGCATATCTCCTTGTAGCAGAAGTTCTGAAAAAGATTGTAGCTCTGGCTCCTTTCTTCTGTTGCCATTTCATAAATGAGCTTGCACGTTCAATGCAAAATTTGACACTTTGTGCAATGAAGGAGCTTCACTTGTATGAGGATTCTGAAAAGGCTCTTCTAAGCACATCATCGGCTAATGGTACTGCAATTCTTAGAGTTGTGCAGGCTTTGAGTTCTCTTGTCACCACTCTTCAAGACAGAAAGGATCCGGAGCTTCTCGCTGAGAAGGACCATTCAGATGCACTGTCTCAGATTTCTGAAATTAACACAGCATTGGATGCATTGTGGTTGGAACTCAGCAACTGCATAAGCAAAATAGAGAGCTCTTCAGATTATACATCAAATTTAAGTCCTGCTTCTGCAAGTGCACCTACATTAGCAACTGGTGTAGCACCCCCATTACCAGCTGGAACCCAGAATATACTACCTTACATAGAATCGTTTTTTGTGACATGTGAGAAGTTACGTCCAGGACAACCTATTTCTGTCCAAGAGGCTTCGACGTCTGATATGGAGGATGCTTCAACATCAAGTGCTGGGCCGAAATCATCTGCAAGCCACACCAGTCTTGATGACAAGCACAGCCCTTTTGTGAAATTCTCCGAGAAGCACAGAAGATTGTTGAATGCTTTTATCAGACAAAATCCTGGTTTGCTTGAAAAGTCATTTTCTCTGATGTTGAAGATCCCTCGTCTGATTGATTTTGACAACAAGCGTGCATATTTCCGGTCTAAAATTAAGCATCAGCATGATCATCATCACAGTCCTGTTAGAATTTCTGTCCGCCGGGCATACATTCTTGAGGATTCCTATAATCAGCTTAGGATGCGATCACCGCAGGACTTGAAGGGTAGACTCACTGTACATTtccaaggagaagaaggcatTGATGCTGGTGGACTGACAAGAGAGTGGTATCAGTTACTGTCACGGGTGATTTTTGATAAGGGCGCACTTCTATTTACTACTGTTGGAAATGACTTGACATTTCAACCAAACCCGAATTCTGTTTATCAGACGGAACACCTCTCCTATTTCAAATTTGTTGGACGAGTG GTTGGTAAAGCTCTATTCGATGCCCAACTTCTGGATGTTCATTTCACTAGATCCTTCTACAAGCATATACTTGGTGCGAAGGTTACTTACCATGATATTGAAGCGATTGATCCTGCGTACTACAGGAACCTCAAATGGATGCTTGAg AATGACATCAGTGATGTTCTGGACCTCACGTTTAGCATGGATGCAGATGAAGAGAAGTTGATATTGTATGAGAAAGCTGAG GTAACTGACTGTGAGTTGATTCCTGGAGGGCGTAACATTAGAGTCACTGAGGAGAACAAGCATGAATATGTGGACAGAGTAGCAGAGCATCGGTTGACCACTGCAATTAGACCTCAGATTAATGCATTCATGGAAGGATTTAATGAATTAATTCCTCGGGAGCTGATATCTATCTTTAATGATAAAGAGTTTGAACTGCTCATCAGTGGGCTACCAGATATTGACT TGGACGATCTAAAGGCGAATACGGAGTATTCTGGCTACAGCATAGCTTCTCCAGTTATTCAGTGGTTCTGGGAAATTGTCCAAGGGTTCAGCAAGGAGGACAAAGCTCGGTTCCTTCAGTTCGTTACTGGAACTTCAAAG GTACCTCTGGAGGGTTTCAGTGCACTCCAAGGAATCTCTGGACCACAAAGGTTTCAGATACACAAGGCCTACGGCAGCACCAACCATCTGCCATCAGCTCATACTTG CTTTAACCAACTAGACTTACCTGAGTACACATCCAAAGACCAGCTCCAGGAGAGGTTGCTATTGGCTATTCACGAGGCAAATgaagggtttggatttggcTAA